The following are from one region of the Paracoccus sp. S3-43 genome:
- a CDS encoding M48 family metallopeptidase translates to MKYAPIILLILYLAAMWFFSLWRLRQELNQKSTPLNHPRLTPMLERLGRAMDLPPVRAHVYEVPPVNGLAAPDGRIFLTRGFIDKLDAGEVTPEELASVIAHELGHVAHGHARRRMIDFAGQNAIRMALAGVLGRIVPGLGAWIAGIVATAVAARLSREDEFEADRFASALMIRAGLGIEPQVSLFQKLDRLTGKRGTAPAWLLSHPPTARRIAAIQAQAARWRQG, encoded by the coding sequence ATGAAATACGCGCCGATCATCCTGCTGATCCTCTATCTGGCCGCGATGTGGTTCTTTTCCCTGTGGCGCCTGCGGCAGGAGTTGAACCAGAAATCGACGCCGCTGAACCATCCGCGCCTGACGCCGATGCTGGAACGGCTGGGCCGGGCGATGGACCTGCCCCCGGTCCGCGCCCATGTCTACGAGGTTCCGCCGGTCAACGGCCTTGCCGCCCCGGACGGGCGGATCTTCCTGACGCGCGGCTTCATCGACAAGCTGGACGCGGGCGAGGTCACGCCCGAGGAACTGGCCAGCGTGATCGCCCATGAACTGGGCCATGTCGCCCACGGCCATGCCCGGCGGCGGATGATCGATTTCGCGGGCCAGAACGCCATCCGGATGGCGCTTGCCGGGGTGCTGGGCCGGATCGTCCCCGGACTGGGGGCCTGGATCGCGGGCATCGTCGCCACCGCCGTCGCCGCCCGCCTGTCGCGCGAGGACGAATTCGAGGCCGACCGCTTCGCCAGCGCGCTGATGATCCGCGCGGGCCTGGGGATCGAACCGCAGGTCTCGCTGTTCCAGAAGCTGGACCGTCTGACCGGCAAGCGCGGCACCGCGCCCGCCTGGCTGCTGTCCCATCCTCCGACCGCGCGGCGCATCGCCGCGATCCAGGCGCAGGCCGCCCGCTGGCGTCAGGGCTGA
- a CDS encoding cytochrome P450 — translation MVRSRRLRPPAAGPAPKTRASARDAFIPFSAGERACPGAGLAMIEGVVMLARIAAASACPA, via the coding sequence ATGGTCCGCTCCCGACGCCTTCGACCCCCCGCCGCTGGTCCCGCCCCGAAAACCCGCGCCAGCGCCCGCGATGCCTTCATCCCCTTTTCGGCGGGCGAACGCGCCTGCCCCGGCGCCGGCCTTGCGATGATCGAGGGCGTGGTGATGCTGGCCCGCATCGCCGCCGCCTCCGCCTGTCCCGCGTAA
- a CDS encoding metal ABC transporter permease — translation MTWLTAPFAFPFMVEALLIAVIVAIPASLLSCFLVLRGWALMGDGISHAVLPGIVIAYLAGIPLLIGAFVAGMICALTAGWLDANSRVKPDTTLGVVMSGMFGLGIVIYTQFPTDVHLDHILFGNILGVGREDFVSAGSISAVVALVLILKWRDFALLVFDPVQARVAGLPVGWLHYGMLAMISAVVVAMLSAVGIILSVSLLIAPGAIAFLLTRRLQAMLALSVLIGTGSSLLGIWISFWLDSAPAPTIVVVMTALFTLVFAWRQLTVRRAAP, via the coding sequence ATGACCTGGCTGACCGCCCCCTTCGCCTTCCCCTTCATGGTCGAGGCGCTGCTGATCGCCGTCATCGTCGCGATCCCGGCATCGCTGCTCAGCTGCTTTCTGGTGCTGCGCGGCTGGGCGCTGATGGGCGACGGCATCAGCCACGCGGTGCTGCCGGGCATCGTCATCGCCTATCTGGCGGGGATCCCGCTGCTGATCGGCGCCTTCGTGGCGGGGATGATCTGCGCGCTTACGGCAGGCTGGCTGGACGCCAACAGCCGGGTGAAACCCGACACCACGCTGGGCGTTGTCATGTCCGGCATGTTCGGGCTGGGGATCGTGATCTATACGCAGTTCCCGACCGACGTGCATCTGGACCATATCCTGTTCGGCAACATCCTGGGCGTCGGGCGCGAGGATTTCGTCTCGGCCGGGTCGATCTCGGCCGTGGTGGCACTGGTGCTGATCCTGAAATGGCGGGACTTCGCGCTGCTGGTCTTCGATCCGGTGCAGGCGCGGGTGGCGGGGCTGCCGGTCGGCTGGCTGCATTACGGGATGCTGGCGATGATTTCCGCCGTGGTCGTCGCCATGCTGTCGGCGGTGGGCATCATCCTGTCGGTGTCGCTGCTGATCGCGCCGGGGGCGATCGCCTTCCTGCTGACCCGGCGCTTGCAGGCGATGCTGGCGCTGTCGGTGCTGATCGGCACGGGATCAAGCCTGCTGGGCATCTGGATCAGCTTCTGGCTGGACAGCGCCCCCGCCCCGACCATCGTGGTGGTGATGACCGCGCTGTTCACGCTGGTCTTCGCCTGGCGGCAACTGACCGTCCGCCGCGCCGCCCCCTGA
- a CDS encoding VWA domain-containing protein, whose protein sequence is MFLPFLDSLRRQGVPVSLREWLDLMAGMQAGLADWSVDGFYHLARLSLVKDERHLDRFDRAFAQAFSGLETIPVQALVTEQAIPREWLEKLAEKLLTDAEKAEIQGSGGFEALMEKLRERLAEQQGRHQGGSKWIGTAGTSPFGAYGYNPEGVRIGQHESRHRRAVKVWDKREFRDFDDGVDLGTRNIKVALKRLRQWARHGAAEELDLPATIRATADHGYIDVQTRPDRRNAVKVLLFLDVGGSMDDHIRVVDELFSAARAEFKHMEHFYFHNCLYEGLWTDNRRRWTEQTPTWDVLHRFGRDYKCIFVGDASMSPYEIAVPGGANEHWNPEAGEVWLRRAAETWPDHVWLNPVPQAQWGYTQSIAMIGRIFENRMMPLTLDGLTQAMRILG, encoded by the coding sequence ATGTTCCTGCCGTTCCTGGACAGCCTGCGCCGCCAAGGGGTTCCGGTTTCGCTTCGGGAATGGCTGGACCTGATGGCCGGGATGCAGGCCGGTCTGGCCGACTGGTCCGTGGACGGCTTCTATCACCTGGCCCGGCTGTCGCTGGTCAAGGACGAACGCCATCTCGACCGCTTCGACCGCGCCTTTGCCCAGGCGTTCAGCGGCCTGGAAACCATCCCGGTCCAGGCGCTTGTGACCGAACAGGCGATCCCCCGCGAATGGCTGGAGAAGCTGGCCGAAAAGCTTCTGACGGATGCCGAGAAGGCCGAAATCCAGGGCAGCGGCGGTTTCGAGGCGCTGATGGAAAAGCTGCGCGAACGCCTGGCCGAACAGCAGGGCCGCCATCAGGGCGGCAGCAAGTGGATCGGCACGGCGGGCACCTCGCCCTTCGGGGCCTACGGCTATAATCCCGAAGGCGTGCGCATCGGCCAGCACGAATCCCGCCACCGCCGCGCGGTCAAGGTCTGGGACAAGCGCGAGTTCCGCGACTTCGACGACGGCGTGGATCTGGGCACCCGCAACATCAAGGTGGCGCTGAAACGGCTGCGGCAATGGGCGCGGCATGGCGCGGCCGAGGAACTGGACCTGCCCGCGACGATCCGCGCCACGGCGGACCACGGCTATATCGACGTGCAGACCCGGCCCGACAGGCGCAACGCGGTCAAGGTGCTGCTGTTTCTGGACGTGGGCGGGTCGATGGACGACCATATCCGCGTCGTGGACGAGCTGTTCTCGGCCGCGCGCGCGGAATTCAAGCATATGGAGCATTTCTATTTCCACAACTGCCTCTACGAAGGCCTGTGGACCGACAACCGCCGCCGCTGGACGGAACAGACGCCGACCTGGGACGTGCTGCACCGCTTTGGCCGCGACTATAAATGCATCTTCGTGGGCGACGCCTCGATGTCGCCCTATGAGATCGCGGTGCCGGGCGGTGCCAACGAACACTGGAACCCCGAGGCGGGCGAGGTCTGGCTGCGCCGTGCCGCTGAGACCTGGCCCGATCACGTCTGGCTGAACCCGGTCCCGCAGGCGCAGTGGGGCTATACGCAATCCATCGCCATGATCGGCCGGATTTTCGAAAACCGCATGATGCCGCTGACGCTGGACGGGCTGACCCAGGCCATGCGGATCCTGGGATGA
- a CDS encoding cytochrome P450, producing MVARLRPGEQDIEPEASFAAADVVFRALFSMPIEHATAARVFAALPAHQDAQPVVNLAALLPWPHRLPHPHSRRTRRSASEIRGLIAGLVADRMAAIRDDTAPDPQTGRRFSEPQMVDQVAIFFLAGHETSPSALAWALRLLAAHPAGRRPSPRKPPP from the coding sequence CTGGTCGCGCGCCTGCGCCCCGGCGAACAGGACATCGAACCCGAGGCCAGCTTTGCGGCCGCCGACGTAGTCTTCCGCGCGCTCTTCTCGATGCCCATCGAACATGCCACCGCCGCAAGGGTCTTTGCCGCCCTTCCCGCCCATCAGGACGCGCAGCCGGTGGTGAATCTGGCCGCGCTGCTGCCTTGGCCCCACCGGCTGCCGCATCCGCATTCGCGCCGCACCCGGCGCTCGGCATCGGAAATCCGCGGCCTGATCGCCGGGCTGGTGGCCGACCGGATGGCCGCGATCCGCGACGACACCGCGCCCGACCCGCAGACCGGCCGCCGCTTCTCGGAGCCTCAGATGGTGGACCAGGTGGCGATCTTCTTCCTGGCGGGGCACGAGACAAGCCCGTCCGCCCTGGCCTGGGCGCTGAGGCTGCTGGCCGCCCATCCGGCCGGCAGGAGACCGTCCCCTCGAAAGCCGCCTCCCTGA